CCTTTGGCCAATTTACCCATTGTCCAAAAATCGGTTCTAGCGTGGATAAATCGAGCGCTTCTGACGTTGGCGTCCAATTCGTTACTGATAATTTATGCGAAGGCTTATCCTTTTCACTAATTTTTGCAGCGATTGATTGAAATACTGCTTCGACTGCATCAGCCATTAAAATAGGCGCTTCGACAACCGTTGGAATCCCAATCGCACTTACTGGTACATTTAATACTTCCTTTGAAATTTCTTTGCGGTGATTGCCAACACCGCCACCGGGTTGAATGCCGGTATTCGTTAATTGAATCGTACGACACAGCCTTGCACTGCCACTTGTTGCAAGCGCATCAACAATAATGACAAGCTCGGGTTGGATTTTTTCGGTCAAGGCTTGGACATAATCACTCGTTTCAAAGCCCGTTTGTGCGGTCACACCCGGTGCATACAAAATAAAATCGGGTGTTTCCTGCTCTGACTGCTTTTTATGCATCGCATCAATGACATATGGACCAATTGCATCTGGTGTAATCGTTTTATTTCCTAGTCCAATCACTAATATTTTTGATTGTGCCGTAATGTTAATGTCCTTATGCAATTCCTGCAAATAATGTGTAAGTGATTCTTGCATTTGTGAAAAGCCATGACGATCTTCAGAAGTAAGTGTTGGAATGGAGAGTGTGACATACGTTCCTTGTTTTTTATGCACCTTCTCTTCACCAATAGCATTTACTTCCACTTTTGTGATTTTTACGCGGTTTTGTTGCCATTCTTCTATCTTAATACCGCGCTCATCACTTAAATTTTCCTTTAACCGATCATTTGATTGGAAAACAACTTCTGCTGTTTCATCAATTAAATCTGTACGATTCCACGTAATTTCTTGCATTTTAACACCTCCACTTGCAGTCTGTTCAAACTGTCAAGTAAATATTCTTTGCAATTATGTATTGCAATTCCCTCAATCCTTTGGTAGAATGATTTTTGTTGTATTGACACATGAATTAAGTGAGTAAATACTCATCTCGTACCTAAATACTAGGAGGTGAAATAAATGCCAAACATTAAATCTGCTATCAAACGTGTAAAAACTAACGAAAAAGCAAACGCTGCAAACGTACAAGCTAAATCAGCTATGCGTACTACAGTTAAAAAAGCTGAATTAGCGATCGCTTCTGGTGCTGAAAACGCACAAGAATTAGTAGTTGCTGCTTCTAAAGCATTAGATAAAGCTGCTTCTAAAGGTCTTATCCACAAAAACGCTGCTTCTCGTAAGAAGTCTCGTTTAGTGAAAAAAGCTTAATTAGCGACTTATAAAGCCAACTACCCAAGGGTAGTTGGCTTTTTTCGTATTCAAAAAGGATGTGGTAAAAGTTTTCACTTTCATCACATCCTCTTTTTATAGCTTTTTCATTAAAAATAACTCTAAATGACGTTCACGGTTTCCACCTGTCGTCTTTAGCTGTAAATCTACTTCTGCAAGGCTGTAGAGTGCCTGTAAGAGCCGCTCTTCACTCGGTCGATTTCTTTGACCTGAAATGATTTGAACACGGTATGGATGAATTTTGAGCTGTTTGGCGATTTGTTGCTGATGGTAGCCCTTCTTTTGTAAGTAAAAGATATGATTCATCGTACGAATATTGTTTGCAAGGAGGCCCACTAGCTTAATCGGCTCTTCTTTTTGGCGCAGTAAGTCATGATATATTCGCAATGCCTCTTCTTGATTGTGCTCTAAGTAGGCGTTTAACATTTTAAAAGCATCATGCTCTAGTGTTTTCGCCACCAGATCTTCCACTAAATCAACCGTAATTTCGGATTCTTCCCCTAAATACAGTGCCATCTTTTCAATTTCCATTTGCAGTTGAAGCATGTTCGGTCCAACCATCTCAAGTAACTTGCCAATTGCATCATTTTCAATAACTTTGCCATGCTGATTCGCTTCATTTTGCACCCAAACGTTTAAGTCATTATTTTGCGGTGTTTGGGCAAGCAGCACTTCACATTTTTCTTTCATCAGCTTCGTTACTTTTTTTCGTTCATCGAGCTTCTCATAAGGCGCAATAAAAACCGTAATGGCCGTATCTGTCGGATTTTGCAGCCAATTTTCTAAACGCTTCACATCATGCTCTATTTTTTCCTTACCTTTTTCTGTCGCTTTTAAAAACGAGGCATTTTTCGCTATAATTAATTTACGTTCAGTAAAGAACGGAATTGTATCGGCTTCATCAATCACATAATCGATTGGTTGCTCATTTAAATCAAACGTCATCACTTCTGCTTCTTCCTGAGTACTCAGTGCAGCTTTTAAGCGCTTTATCGTTTCATCAACAAAGTAGGATTCTTCCCCTACTACTAAATATACCGGGGCGAAATTCCCTTTTTTTATCTGTTGCCATGCTTT
The sequence above is a segment of the Solibacillus sp. FSL H8-0523 genome. Coding sequences within it:
- the rpsT gene encoding 30S ribosomal protein S20, translating into MPNIKSAIKRVKTNEKANAANVQAKSAMRTTVKKAELAIASGAENAQELVVAASKALDKAASKGLIHKNAASRKKSRLVKKA
- the holA gene encoding DNA polymerase III subunit delta; amino-acid sequence: MITKAWQQIKKGNFAPVYLVVGEESYFVDETIKRLKAALSTQEEAEVMTFDLNEQPIDYVIDEADTIPFFTERKLIIAKNASFLKATEKGKEKIEHDVKRLENWLQNPTDTAITVFIAPYEKLDERKKVTKLMKEKCEVLLAQTPQNNDLNVWVQNEANQHGKVIENDAIGKLLEMVGPNMLQLQMEIEKMALYLGEESEITVDLVEDLVAKTLEHDAFKMLNAYLEHNQEEALRIYHDLLRQKEEPIKLVGLLANNIRTMNHIFYLQKKGYHQQQIAKQLKIHPYRVQIISGQRNRPSEERLLQALYSLAEVDLQLKTTGGNRERHLELFLMKKL
- the gpr gene encoding GPR endopeptidase, translating into MQEITWNRTDLIDETAEVVFQSNDRLKENLSDERGIKIEEWQQNRVKITKVEVNAIGEEKVHKKQGTYVTLSIPTLTSEDRHGFSQMQESLTHYLQELHKDINITAQSKILVIGLGNKTITPDAIGPYVIDAMHKKQSEQETPDFILYAPGVTAQTGFETSDYVQALTEKIQPELVIIVDALATSGSARLCRTIQLTNTGIQPGGGVGNHRKEISKEVLNVPVSAIGIPTVVEAPILMADAVEAVFQSIAAKISEKDKPSHKLSVTNWTPTSEALDLSTLEPIFGQWVNWPKEDRRQLFEEVFSSHPERLIVTPKEVDFWLNQFAFLISESLFDWIKNARKTF